The Streptomyces genisteinicus genome has a window encoding:
- a CDS encoding replication-relaxation family protein, with translation MRVATTGQLRQLVLPGTADEQTVRNACKDLRDAELKESAGRTWRPGRTGTPVSQDLWSLTPAGQAAAATELERPVQELGATGRAAAQAGAAHQLAVTDVIDVIRQSPPLPTRPVPRRTAGPVPQRELPVRPRGIGHLRGWTTDVPLPGTGHLRADAVLVAPRGRRPSPVRGSRPPRRATRRRRREDHRLPRRVPPAHHGPARHDNAAPVVHPVARPQHRRASTSGPGVRQGRLPAGTRSPYRRHPRRLPRLLAAAGSRPGDSDTVPLVTTTLALLREHGPHGPVWTRSGAPQPLADALAHPSAPPAPRVPDQGHRPQDEQGEQASGQEQAAPSVWPCPSCGGATATGMPSGPGAYQPAPLGRCPRCEEVHRDLAQRRAQTGVLARLRSRTDSRPRPQGLLPAVRVGGSPCRYGVRG, from the coding sequence GTGCGGGTCGCGACCACCGGGCAGCTCCGGCAGTTGGTGCTCCCCGGGACGGCGGATGAGCAGACCGTCCGCAACGCCTGCAAGGACCTGCGGGACGCGGAGCTCAAGGAGTCGGCGGGCCGCACGTGGCGTCCTGGCCGCACGGGGACACCGGTGTCTCAGGATCTGTGGTCCCTCACCCCGGCCGGGCAGGCCGCGGCCGCGACCGAGCTGGAGCGGCCGGTGCAGGAGCTGGGGGCGACGGGGCGGGCCGCGGCGCAGGCCGGCGCCGCGCACCAGCTCGCTGTCACGGACGTCATCGACGTCATCCGGCAGTCACCCCCGCTGCCCACCCGGCCGGTGCCCCGCCGCACGGCCGGCCCCGTTCCGCAGCGGGAACTGCCGGTGCGCCCGCGCGGCATCGGGCACCTGCGCGGCTGGACGACCGACGTCCCTCTCCCCGGCACGGGGCACCTGCGGGCCGACGCGGTCCTCGTCGCCCCCCGAGGACGGCGTCCCTCTCCTGTTCGTGGAAGTCGACCACCACGGCGAGCCACCCGCCGCCGTCGCCGCGAAGATCACCGCCTACCGCGACGCGTTCCGCCTGCGCACCACGGACCCGCACGACACGACAACGCGGCCCCCGTGGTCCACCCGGTGGCCCGCCCCCAGCATCGTCGGGCATCCACCAGTGGCCCTGGTGTTCGCCAAGGACGTCTCCCTGCCGGTACTCGCTCGCCGTATCGACGCCATCCGCGACGCCTCCCGCGCCTGCTGGCAGCCGCGGGCAGCCGGCCGGGCGACAGCGACACCGTGCCCCTGGTCACCACCACGCTCGCCCTGCTGCGCGAGCACGGGCCCCACGGCCCCGTCTGGACCCGGTCCGGCGCCCCGCAGCCCCTCGCCGACGCCCTGGCCCACCCCAGCGCCCCTCCCGCGCCCCGCGTGCCCGACCAGGGCCACCGGCCGCAGGACGAGCAGGGCGAGCAGGCCAGCGGACAGGAGCAGGCGGCGCCGTCCGTCTGGCCCTGCCCGTCCTGCGGCGGAGCGACCGCCACCGGCATGCCGTCCGGCCCAGGCGCCTACCAGCCCGCCCCCCTCGGCCGGTGCCCCCGCTGCGAAGAGGTTCACCGCGACCTGGCCCAACGGCGAGCACAGACCGGAGTCCTCGCCCGCCTGCGCTCCCGCACCGATTCTCGCCCCCGCCCCCAGGGCCTGTTGCCGGCCGTGAGGGTCGGCGGCAGCCCGTGCCGATATGGCGTGCGCGGGTGA
- a CDS encoding pentapeptide repeat-containing protein, which translates to MRLQIARRRGRRGLRLWNVGVVLALAFTAALVVAGFVFNTGWDLLGARELKKQPKIDSKTLFDLVKLSFGVVAGAGALVALVVAYRRQRVDEDGALRDATRLHTERFTAAVAQLGDDSAAVRLGGVHALAGLADDAPTRELRQTCVDVLCAYLRLPYTPQSDLLPNDTEAQHAYLSLRQVRHTIIRLIRDHLRHPADHQHSWAGLHLDFTGVVFDGGGFGGAVFSGGRVNFVGATFSGAMVNFVGATFSGARVDFFGATFSGARVDFFGATFSGGTVDFGEATFSGGTVNFGMATFSGGTVNFVGATFSGGTVNFGEATFSGGTVNFGMATFSGGTVNFVGATFSGGTVDFREATFSGGRVDFVGATFSGGTVDFGAATGTRPVNLPHPPSLPAGLTLAAHW; encoded by the coding sequence ATGAGACTCCAGATAGCCCGCCGCCGCGGGCGGCGGGGGCTGCGCCTGTGGAACGTCGGTGTCGTCCTCGCGTTAGCCTTCACCGCCGCGCTCGTGGTCGCCGGGTTCGTGTTCAACACCGGCTGGGACCTCCTCGGCGCCCGGGAGCTGAAGAAGCAGCCGAAGATCGACTCCAAAACGCTGTTCGACCTGGTGAAGCTCTCCTTCGGTGTCGTCGCCGGCGCCGGTGCCCTCGTCGCCCTGGTCGTCGCCTACCGCCGCCAGCGCGTCGACGAGGACGGAGCGCTCCGCGACGCCACCCGCCTGCACACCGAACGCTTCACGGCCGCGGTCGCCCAGCTCGGCGACGACTCCGCCGCCGTCCGCCTCGGCGGCGTCCACGCCCTCGCCGGCCTCGCCGACGACGCCCCCACCCGTGAACTGCGCCAGACCTGCGTCGACGTCCTCTGCGCCTACCTCCGCCTCCCCTACACCCCCCAAAGCGACCTGCTCCCCAACGACACCGAAGCCCAACACGCCTACCTCTCCCTCCGACAAGTCCGGCACACGATCATCCGACTCATCCGCGACCACCTCCGCCACCCGGCCGATCACCAGCACTCATGGGCTGGGCTGCACCTCGACTTCACTGGTGTGGTTTTCGACGGCGGCGGCTTCGGCGGGGCGGTGTTCTCCGGCGGCAGGGTCAACTTCGTCGGGGCGACGTTCTCCGGCGCCATGGTCAACTTCGTCGGGGCGACGTTCTCCGGCGCCAGGGTCGACTTCTTCGGGGCGACGTTCTCCGGCGCCAGGGTCGACTTCTTCGGGGCGACGTTCTCCGGCGGCACGGTCGACTTCGGCGAGGCGACGTTCTCCGGCGGCACGGTCAACTTTGGCATGGCGACGTTCTCCGGCGGCACGGTCAACTTCGTCGGGGCGACGTTCTCCGGCGGCACGGTCAACTTCGGCGAGGCGACGTTCTCCGGCGGCACGGTCAACTTTGGCATGGCGACGTTCTCCGGCGGCACGGTCAACTTCGTCGGGGCGACGTTCTCCGGCGGCACGGTCGACTTTCGCGAGGCGACGTTCTCCGGCGGCAGGGTCGACTTCGTCGGGGCGACGTTCTCCGGCGGCACGGTCGACTTCGGCGCGGCGACGGGAACACGCCCGGTGAACCTTCCCCACCCACCGTCTTTGCCCGCAGGGCTCACCCTGGCTGCCCACTGGTAG
- a CDS encoding LexA family protein: MSRQKTDHPSDTQVRLLRHIPSAIADRGEAPSLAELAAATGMARSSVHYQLRQLQEKGALAVEPHQARGIRLT, encoded by the coding sequence ATGAGCAGGCAGAAGACCGACCACCCCTCCGACACTCAGGTGCGGCTCCTGCGGCACATCCCGTCCGCCATCGCCGACCGCGGCGAAGCGCCGAGCCTGGCCGAGCTCGCCGCCGCCACGGGCATGGCCCGCTCCTCAGTGCACTACCAGCTCCGGCAACTCCAGGAGAAAGGCGCGCTCGCCGTCGAGCCTCACCAGGCCCGCGGCATCCGGCTCACGTAA
- a CDS encoding DUF6233 domain-containing protein: protein MTDLPPDLVRLRTLEMWLVLSLDRVRERIAELERREREQRVGEARRPPTPAFTVETGIGADRPPLYVHVGGCHMAGQRVHAVSRGAAAQAVADGVEACSHCRADTELGVA, encoded by the coding sequence GTGACCGACCTTCCGCCTGACCTCGTTCGTCTCCGGACCCTGGAGATGTGGCTCGTCCTGAGCCTGGACCGTGTCCGGGAGCGGATCGCCGAGCTTGAGCGGCGCGAGCGGGAGCAGCGCGTGGGTGAAGCCCGGCGGCCGCCGACGCCGGCTTTCACGGTCGAGACCGGGATCGGCGCCGACCGGCCCCCGCTGTATGTCCACGTCGGTGGCTGTCACATGGCGGGCCAGCGCGTCCACGCCGTCTCCCGCGGCGCCGCCGCCCAGGCCGTCGCCGACGGCGTGGAGGCCTGCTCGCACTGCCGCGCCGATACGGAGCTCGGCGTCGCGTAG
- a CDS encoding HNH endonuclease family protein codes for MIKNFARGFTALALTLAPLVTTAAPAHALEAVPLADAVELLPVAVEDRTGYTRTSFKHWNSGDDAGDGCNTRQEVLLAEAVVAPEVGPNCAITGGSWTSYYDGQTVTAAGSLDIDHVVPLAESWDSGASAWTPQRREAYANDQGAHASLVAVTARSNRSKADRDPAEWMPPAADQHCRYVGEWVGTKLRWGLAVDQAEQETLAVFAEACETTIVTYTTAP; via the coding sequence GTGATCAAGAACTTTGCGCGCGGCTTCACCGCGCTCGCCCTGACCCTCGCCCCGCTCGTCACGACGGCTGCCCCCGCGCACGCTCTGGAGGCCGTGCCGCTGGCGGACGCGGTCGAGCTGCTGCCCGTCGCGGTCGAGGACCGCACCGGCTACACCCGCACGAGCTTCAAGCACTGGAACAGCGGTGACGACGCCGGCGACGGCTGCAACACCCGCCAGGAGGTGCTGCTCGCCGAGGCCGTCGTCGCGCCGGAGGTCGGCCCGAACTGCGCGATCACGGGCGGCTCGTGGACCAGCTACTACGACGGGCAGACGGTGACCGCCGCGGGCTCCCTGGACATCGACCACGTCGTCCCGCTCGCCGAAAGCTGGGACTCCGGGGCCAGCGCCTGGACCCCGCAGCGTCGGGAGGCCTACGCGAACGACCAGGGCGCGCACGCCTCCCTCGTCGCGGTGACCGCCCGCTCGAACCGCAGCAAGGCCGACCGCGACCCGGCGGAGTGGATGCCGCCGGCCGCGGACCAGCACTGCCGGTACGTCGGCGAGTGGGTCGGCACCAAGCTCCGCTGGGGTCTTGCGGTCGACCAGGCCGAGCAGGAGACCCTCGCGGTGTTCGCCGAGGCGTGCGAGACCACGATCGTCACCTACACCACGGCGCCGTAG
- a CDS encoding DNA polymerase Y family protein: MTELHRSPVLLHVRCPRDIDPAAYQQVIEMAQDVTPVVQVLPPAALIADATGSLRYHRRGPADLARMLRTRVLAHSGVPLLVGVGPSWSVAAMASRAAATNAAGEGGVLVVDPHEVTGWLHPQPVRALDGIGPAQERTLTSYGVHTIGLLAHLPEATAQRLVGGRAGRLLRERARGIDHRTVVATDLPRSTSAQRRLQADTLAPELLRSVALSLAVELGERLRGRRQAARALTLTVVFAGGSQVERSRRLPLGASAHTDDLRDLAYDLLASLGLQRARVRGLALRCDDLVAATAVAEQLSFEPERAHRLTAEKAIDQLNQRFGPCTAGPAATYRDAG; the protein is encoded by the coding sequence ATGACGGAGCTCCACCGCAGCCCCGTGCTGCTGCACGTCAGGTGCCCCCGCGATATCGACCCCGCCGCGTACCAGCAGGTGATCGAGATGGCCCAGGACGTCACCCCCGTTGTCCAGGTCCTGCCGCCCGCCGCGCTGATCGCCGACGCCACCGGCAGCCTGCGCTACCACCGGCGCGGCCCCGCAGACCTCGCGCGGATGCTGCGCACCCGGGTCCTCGCCCACAGCGGCGTCCCGCTGCTCGTGGGCGTCGGCCCGTCATGGTCGGTGGCGGCCATGGCCTCCCGCGCGGCCGCCACCAACGCCGCCGGGGAAGGGGGAGTGCTCGTCGTCGACCCGCACGAGGTGACCGGCTGGCTGCACCCGCAGCCCGTCCGCGCGCTGGACGGGATCGGCCCGGCGCAGGAGCGCACCCTGACCTCCTACGGCGTCCACACCATCGGCCTGCTCGCCCACCTCCCCGAAGCCACCGCCCAGCGGCTCGTCGGCGGCCGCGCCGGCCGCCTGCTGCGCGAGCGGGCCCGCGGCATCGACCACCGCACGGTCGTCGCCACCGACCTGCCCCGCAGCACCAGCGCACAGCGCCGCCTACAGGCCGACACCCTCGCCCCCGAACTGCTGCGCTCCGTGGCGCTGTCCCTCGCCGTCGAGCTCGGCGAACGGCTGCGCGGCCGCCGGCAGGCAGCCCGCGCGCTGACTCTCACCGTGGTCTTCGCGGGCGGCAGCCAGGTCGAGCGCAGCCGCCGGCTGCCGCTCGGCGCCTCGGCACACACCGACGACCTGCGCGACCTCGCCTACGACCTGCTCGCCTCCCTCGGCCTCCAGCGCGCCCGGGTGCGGGGCCTGGCACTGCGTTGCGACGACCTGGTGGCCGCGACCGCCGTCGCCGAGCAGTTGTCGTTCGAGCCCGAGCGTGCGCACCGGCTGACGGCGGAGAAGGCGATCGACCAGCTCAACCAGCGGTTCGGGCCCTGCACCGCCGGACCCGCCGCCACCTACCGGGACGCCGGATGA
- a CDS encoding DUF6233 domain-containing protein, whose protein sequence is MTTGRPVRDLPADADRLRVLKLWLQLSLQRVRDRIADLERRDVERRRGAAAAPAVPDWVVETGIGADRPRLYVHVGGCHMAGTRVHAVTRDVAARGAADGVEACSHCGADAALGIT, encoded by the coding sequence ATGACCACGGGCCGGCCGGTGCGGGATCTGCCTGCGGACGCCGACCGGCTCCGCGTCCTGAAGCTGTGGCTCCAGCTCTCCCTTCAGCGGGTCCGGGACCGCATCGCCGACCTGGAGCGCCGGGACGTCGAGCGCCGCCGAGGTGCCGCGGCCGCGCCCGCGGTGCCGGACTGGGTGGTCGAGACCGGTATCGGCGCCGACCGGCCCCGTCTCTACGTCCATGTCGGCGGCTGCCATATGGCCGGCACCCGCGTGCATGCGGTCACGCGCGACGTCGCGGCCCGGGGCGCGGCTGATGGCGTCGAGGCGTGTTCGCACTGCGGCGCCGACGCGGCCCTCGGCATCACCTGA
- a CDS encoding type III effector protein, protein MTYRGGKSVTAAERPSPTRADAHSPASFLAAAAALAAVDDALRDAQHERADASRPGPEQALASLMLLRQVREQLAGWETGLIETARDAGASWADLARPLGVASRQAAERRYLRGRPGPAGATGEQRVTATRQARAAERATATWARAHAAALRSLAGQITALPDLPTAARRPLGELHTALAHDDPADLIAPLAATRPHLATNHPDLAAQLDSLTPPDLSTA, encoded by the coding sequence ATGACTTACCGAGGAGGGAAGTCCGTGACCGCAGCCGAAAGGCCGTCCCCGACCCGTGCCGACGCCCACAGCCCGGCGTCGTTTCTCGCAGCCGCTGCGGCTCTTGCCGCCGTCGACGACGCGCTGCGCGATGCGCAGCACGAGAGGGCCGATGCCTCCCGGCCCGGTCCTGAGCAGGCGCTGGCATCCCTGATGCTGCTGCGGCAGGTGCGCGAGCAGCTCGCCGGATGGGAGACCGGGCTGATCGAAACCGCCCGCGACGCCGGCGCCAGCTGGGCCGACCTCGCCCGCCCCCTCGGCGTCGCCAGCCGCCAGGCCGCCGAACGCCGCTACCTGCGCGGCCGCCCCGGCCCCGCTGGCGCCACCGGCGAACAGCGCGTCACCGCCACCCGTCAGGCGCGCGCAGCGGAACGCGCAACCGCCACCTGGGCCCGCGCCCACGCCGCCGCCCTGCGCAGCCTCGCCGGCCAGATCACCGCACTCCCCGACCTCCCGACCGCGGCCCGTCGCCCACTCGGCGAACTCCACACGGCCCTCGCCCACGACGACCCAGCCGACCTCATCGCCCCCCTGGCCGCCACCCGCCCGCACCTGGCCACCAACCACCCCGACCTCGCCGCCCAACTCGACAGCCTCACCCCTCCCGACCTCTCCACCGCATAG
- a CDS encoding Hsp20/alpha crystallin family protein, which produces MLMRTDPFRELDRMAQQLMGPGTWSKPSAMPMDAYREGNEYVVAFDLPGVSADAIDIDVERNMLTVKAERRPAAKADEVKMELSERPLGVFSRQIVLADTLDTEHIQADYDAGVLTLRIPIAERAKPRKISIGVGSGRKEISG; this is translated from the coding sequence ATGTTGATGCGCACTGACCCCTTCCGTGAGCTGGACCGGATGGCGCAGCAGCTGATGGGACCGGGCACCTGGTCCAAGCCGTCAGCGATGCCGATGGACGCCTACCGCGAGGGCAACGAGTACGTGGTGGCCTTCGACCTTCCCGGCGTGAGCGCGGACGCGATCGACATCGACGTCGAGCGGAACATGCTGACCGTCAAGGCCGAGCGGCGGCCGGCGGCGAAGGCCGACGAGGTGAAGATGGAGCTGTCCGAGCGGCCGCTGGGCGTCTTCTCCCGCCAGATCGTGCTCGCCGACACCCTGGACACGGAGCACATCCAGGCCGACTACGACGCGGGCGTGCTCACTCTGCGGATCCCGATCGCCGAGCGCGCCAAGCCCCGCAAGATCTCCATCGGCGTCGGCTCCGGCCGCAAGGAGATCTCCGGCTGA
- a CDS encoding DUF2267 domain-containing protein, with translation MVWRREAFLDQVRERGEYATAEEAERAARVVLALLGAHLNGDVRAHLAARLPEAYALILLNPLQSAEPLTPQRFVRATSAWIEGATEATATWDVSAVLSTVADAADEDLLSQILLQLPAGYDLLFGRPQPT, from the coding sequence ATGGTGTGGCGACGCGAAGCCTTCCTCGACCAGGTCCGCGAACGCGGCGAGTACGCCACGGCGGAGGAAGCCGAACGGGCGGCCCGTGTGGTCCTCGCCCTGCTCGGAGCGCATCTGAACGGCGATGTCCGCGCGCACCTCGCGGCCCGCCTGCCGGAGGCCTACGCCCTGATCCTGCTCAACCCGCTCCAGAGCGCCGAACCGCTGACCCCGCAGCGGTTCGTCCGCGCGACCTCCGCGTGGATCGAGGGCGCCACCGAAGCAACGGCGACCTGGGACGTCAGCGCCGTGCTCTCCACCGTCGCCGACGCCGCCGACGAGGACCTCCTGAGCCAGATCCTGCTCCAGCTCCCCGCCGGCTACGACCTTCTCTTCGGCCGCCCCCAACCCACCTGA
- a CDS encoding DUF2267 domain-containing protein: protein MITDVRVPLEQEQQYTAAYEQMLEKVRYEGAYPTRERADEAVRLVLAGLGRQLTGDERADLAACLPLEAARVLTAQIPDTQPLTGWAFVKDLATRSRASLATTRWDTGSVFAAVNAHAGQDLITRILARLPTGYALLFGRAELHPAA, encoded by the coding sequence GTGATCACCGACGTGCGCGTACCGCTTGAACAGGAGCAGCAGTACACGGCGGCGTACGAGCAGATGCTGGAAAAGGTCCGCTACGAGGGCGCCTACCCCACCCGCGAGCGGGCCGACGAAGCCGTCCGCCTCGTCCTCGCCGGACTGGGCCGGCAGCTGACAGGCGACGAACGCGCCGACCTCGCCGCCTGCCTGCCCCTGGAGGCCGCACGCGTGCTGACCGCACAGATCCCCGACACCCAGCCGCTGACCGGCTGGGCCTTCGTCAAGGACCTCGCCACCCGCTCCCGCGCCTCCCTGGCCACCACCCGCTGGGACACCGGCTCCGTCTTCGCCGCCGTCAACGCCCACGCCGGCCAAGACCTGATCACCCGCATCCTGGCCCGCCTCCCCACCGGCTACGCCCTGCTGTTCGGCCGCGCCGAACTCCACCCGGCCGCATAA
- a CDS encoding DUF6233 domain-containing protein → MTTGRPVRDLPADADRLRVLELWLQLSLKRVRDRIADLERRDVERRRGAAAAPLVPDWVVGTGIGADRPRLYVHVGGCRMAGTRVHAVTRDVAARAAADGVEACSHCGADAALGVT, encoded by the coding sequence ATGACGACGGGTCGGCCGGTGCGGGATCTGCCTGCGGACGCCGACCGGCTCCGTGTCCTGGAGCTGTGGCTCCAGCTGTCCCTCAAGCGCGTCCGGGACCGCATCGCCGACCTGGAGCGCCGGGACGTGGAGCGCCGCCGGGGTGCCGCGGCCGCGCCGCTGGTGCCGGACTGGGTGGTCGGGACCGGTATCGGCGCCGACCGGCCCCGTCTCTATGTCCATGTCGGCGGCTGCCGCATGGCCGGCACCCGCGTGCACGCGGTCACGCGCGACGTGGCGGCCCGGGCTGCGGCTGATGGCGTCGAGGCGTGTTCGCACTGCGGCGCCGACGCGGCCCTCGGCGTCACCTGA
- a CDS encoding helix-turn-helix domain-containing protein, whose translation MGRPEKAVTASNRQLRALVLWLRAQRRRRGLTYTAMANSIDNKITASVLSRAASGARVPSRAAVEAYIEACGATAELPEGLRLWKAARAAEQQQRRGEENEFEDLAVELDKLLHPLLIENPGQLRRAMVRLREEDGQPSLAELQERAGVDEQGRRRLPKSSLGAILRGRAVPTRVHMTAFLQALRLSRRKVSEWENAWDRVHGLAGPVPAPRRRHGAHPMPERVLGGEERRARRPARQRPLPALSLSVPQADAASLMFMYAMATSEEIMYTDTRITRRLAPPGARPRLPGPFEALPPLGQTGAGLPIRAPRRYPPSAPPAPGRGLLPAPGTVPRHSR comes from the coding sequence GTGGGCCGGCCCGAGAAGGCCGTCACCGCGTCGAACCGCCAGCTGCGTGCGCTGGTGCTGTGGCTTCGTGCCCAGCGCCGGCGCCGGGGGCTGACCTACACGGCGATGGCCAACAGCATCGACAACAAGATCACCGCGTCCGTGCTCTCCCGGGCCGCCAGCGGCGCACGGGTCCCCTCCAGGGCCGCGGTCGAGGCGTACATCGAGGCGTGCGGCGCCACCGCCGAGCTGCCGGAGGGGCTGCGGCTGTGGAAGGCGGCGCGCGCCGCCGAGCAGCAGCAGCGGCGGGGCGAGGAGAACGAGTTCGAGGACCTGGCGGTCGAGCTGGACAAGCTCCTGCACCCGCTGCTGATCGAGAACCCGGGGCAGCTGCGCCGGGCGATGGTCCGGCTGCGCGAGGAGGACGGGCAGCCCTCGCTCGCCGAGCTGCAGGAGCGTGCCGGAGTGGACGAGCAGGGCCGGCGTCGTCTGCCCAAGAGCAGCCTGGGCGCGATCCTGAGAGGTCGCGCGGTGCCGACCCGGGTGCACATGACCGCGTTCCTTCAGGCCCTGCGGCTGTCGCGGCGCAAGGTGAGCGAGTGGGAGAACGCCTGGGACCGGGTGCACGGCCTTGCGGGCCCCGTGCCTGCGCCGCGGCGCAGGCACGGGGCGCACCCCATGCCCGAGCGGGTCCTGGGCGGTGAGGAACGAAGAGCGCGGCGCCCGGCCCGGCAACGGCCGCTGCCGGCGCTGTCACTGTCGGTGCCCCAGGCCGACGCCGCCAGCCTCATGTTCATGTACGCGATGGCGACTTCGGAGGAGATCATGTACACCGACACGCGTATCACCAGGCGCCTGGCCCCTCCCGGCGCGCGGCCCCGCCTTCCCGGGCCCTTCGAGGCCCTGCCCCCGCTCGGACAGACCGGAGCGGGCCTGCCGATCCGCGCACCCCGCCGCTACCCACCCAGCGCACCCCCCGCCCCCGGTCGCGGCCTTCTGCCGGCACCCGGCACAGTCCCGCGCCACAGCCGCTGA